One Streptomyces coeruleorubidus DNA segment encodes these proteins:
- a CDS encoding methionine ABC transporter ATP-binding protein, whose protein sequence is MITTTDLTKVYRSRGREVTALDGVDLHVREGEVYGVIGQSGAGKSSLIRCVNLLERPTSGTVTVAGQDLTALAGRGPRAGKELRQARSRIGMVFQHFNLLSSRTVQDNVELPLEILGKSGSERSRKALELLDLVGLADKAGAYPAQLSGGQKQRVGIARALAGDPKVLLSDEATSALDPETTRSILALLRDLNRQLGLTVLLITHEMDVVKSVCDSAALMENGRIVESGTVSELLATPGSELAAALFPLDGEASGEDRTVVDVTFQGESATRPVISQLARTYNIDISILGAAIDTVGGLQVGRMRIELPGRFEDNVVPIGFLREQGLQIDVPGHESVLVKEGVK, encoded by the coding sequence GTGATCACCACAACGGACCTGACCAAGGTCTACCGTTCGCGCGGCCGCGAGGTCACCGCCCTGGACGGCGTCGACCTGCACGTCCGCGAAGGCGAGGTGTACGGCGTCATCGGCCAGTCCGGCGCCGGCAAGTCCTCGCTGATCCGCTGCGTCAACCTCCTGGAACGCCCCACCTCCGGCACCGTGACGGTCGCCGGGCAGGACCTCACCGCCCTGGCCGGCCGCGGCCCGCGCGCCGGAAAGGAACTGCGGCAGGCGCGCAGCCGGATCGGCATGGTCTTCCAGCACTTCAACCTGCTGTCCTCCCGGACCGTCCAGGACAACGTCGAACTGCCGCTGGAGATCCTCGGCAAGTCCGGCAGCGAACGCTCCCGCAAGGCCCTGGAGCTGCTGGACCTGGTCGGCCTCGCCGACAAGGCGGGGGCCTACCCCGCCCAGCTCTCCGGCGGCCAGAAGCAGCGCGTCGGCATCGCCCGCGCCCTGGCCGGCGACCCCAAGGTGCTGCTGTCCGACGAGGCCACCAGCGCCCTCGACCCGGAGACCACCCGCTCGATCCTGGCACTGCTGCGCGACCTGAACCGGCAGCTCGGCCTGACCGTCCTGCTCATCACGCACGAGATGGACGTCGTGAAGTCGGTCTGCGACTCGGCCGCGCTCATGGAGAACGGGCGCATCGTCGAGTCGGGCACCGTCAGCGAACTCCTGGCCACCCCCGGCTCGGAACTGGCCGCCGCGCTGTTCCCGCTCGACGGCGAGGCGTCCGGCGAGGACCGCACCGTCGTCGACGTCACCTTCCAGGGCGAGAGCGCGACCCGGCCCGTCATCTCGCAGCTCGCCCGCACCTACAACATCGACATATCGATCCTCGGCGCGGCCATCGACACCGTCGGCGGTCTCCAGGTCGGCCGGATGCGCATCGAACTGCCCGGCCGCTTCGAGGACAACGTCGTGCCGATCGGTTTCCTGCGCGAACAGGGCCTCCAGATCGACGTCCCGGGCCACGAGTCCGTACTGGTGAAGGAGGGTGTCAAGTGA
- a CDS encoding methionine ABC transporter permease, translating into MTWSEMQPLLEQACWDTLYMVGWSTLIAVVGGLPLGILLVLTDRGGLLQNVVANKVIGQIVNIARSLPFIILMVALMTFTRWITGTTIGREAAIVPLAVGAIPFFARLVETAVREVDHGLVEAVQAMGGNTWTVVRKVLVPESLPSLISSTTTTVVALIGYSAMAGTVGAGGLGDIAIRYGYQRFETQMMWITVAILAVVISVIQFAGDYAARSLHRRGAHSGPAPKLRLLKAAS; encoded by the coding sequence GTGACCTGGTCCGAGATGCAGCCCCTGCTGGAGCAGGCCTGTTGGGACACGCTCTACATGGTCGGCTGGTCCACGCTCATCGCCGTCGTCGGCGGACTGCCGCTCGGGATCCTGCTGGTCCTGACCGACCGTGGCGGGCTGCTCCAGAACGTCGTCGCCAACAAGGTCATCGGGCAGATCGTGAACATCGCCCGCTCGCTGCCGTTCATCATCCTGATGGTCGCGCTGATGACCTTCACCCGCTGGATCACCGGCACAACCATCGGCCGCGAGGCCGCCATCGTGCCGCTGGCCGTCGGCGCCATCCCCTTCTTCGCGCGTCTGGTCGAGACGGCCGTCCGCGAAGTGGACCACGGGCTCGTCGAGGCCGTGCAGGCCATGGGCGGCAACACCTGGACCGTCGTCCGCAAGGTCCTCGTCCCCGAGTCCCTGCCGTCGCTGATCTCCAGTACCACGACCACGGTCGTCGCCCTCATCGGCTACTCGGCCATGGCGGGCACGGTCGGGGCCGGCGGCCTCGGAGACATCGCGATCCGCTACGGCTACCAGCGCTTCGAGACCCAGATGATGTGGATCACCGTCGCGATCCTCGCGGTCGTCATCTCGGTCATCCAGTTCGCCGGCGACTACGCGGCCCGCTCCCTGCACCGCCGCGGCGCCCACTCGGGCCCCGCCCCGAAACTGCGGCTGCTCAAGGCCGCCTCCTGA
- a CDS encoding MetQ/NlpA family ABC transporter substrate-binding protein, producing the protein MRNTAKITTAVLAAGALTLGLSACGAGKDASDTSGPLIVAASPVPHAEILTYVKDNLAKKEGLDLEVKEFTDYTSQNPATQDGSVGANYFQNKPYLDDYNKKNGTDIVPVVTVHLEPLGLYSHKVKKADDLKSGATVAVPNDTVNEARALKLLAAHGLITLKAGVGNEATPSDITKNPKNLKFKELEAAQTPRSLDDVDAAVVNGNYAIESDLKPSKDALVLESAKNNPYGNFLAVKKGQEKDPRVKKLAKLLTSPEVKKFIQDKYADGSVLASF; encoded by the coding sequence GTGCGTAACACCGCCAAGATCACCACCGCCGTCCTCGCCGCCGGAGCCCTCACCCTCGGGCTCAGTGCCTGCGGCGCGGGCAAGGACGCCTCCGACACCTCCGGACCGCTGATCGTCGCCGCGAGCCCCGTCCCGCACGCCGAGATCCTCACCTACGTCAAGGACAACCTGGCGAAGAAGGAGGGCCTCGACCTGGAGGTCAAGGAGTTCACCGACTACACGTCGCAGAACCCCGCGACGCAGGACGGCTCCGTGGGCGCCAACTACTTCCAGAACAAGCCGTACCTCGACGACTACAACAAGAAGAACGGCACCGACATCGTGCCCGTCGTCACGGTCCATCTGGAGCCGCTCGGCCTCTACTCCCACAAGGTCAAGAAGGCCGACGACCTGAAGAGCGGTGCGACCGTCGCCGTCCCCAACGACACGGTCAACGAGGCCCGCGCCCTCAAGCTCCTCGCCGCCCACGGGCTCATCACCCTCAAGGCAGGCGTCGGCAACGAGGCGACCCCCTCCGACATCACCAAGAACCCCAAGAACCTCAAGTTCAAGGAGCTGGAGGCGGCCCAGACGCCGCGCTCCCTCGACGACGTGGACGCCGCCGTCGTCAACGGCAACTACGCCATCGAGTCCGACCTCAAGCCGTCGAAGGACGCCCTCGTCCTGGAGTCCGCGAAGAACAACCCGTACGGCAACTTCCTCGCCGTGAAGAAGGGCCAGGAGAAGGACCCACGGGTGAAGAAGCTCGCGAAGCTCCTCACCTCGCCCGAGGTGAAGAAGTTCATCCAGGACAAGTACGCCGACGGCTCCGTGCTCGCCTCCTTCTGA
- the cbiE gene encoding precorrin-6y C5,15-methyltransferase (decarboxylating) subunit CbiE, which produces MADRVTVIGWDGSPLTAAARAALGAATLVAGAAHHLALPEVPAGAERIRLGSVALAARRIAAHRGTAVVLADGDPGFFGVVRTLRAPEFGLEVEVVPAVSSVAAAFARAGMPWDDAQVVVAHRRTLRRAVNVCRAHTKVAVLTSPGAGPAELGLLLEGVHRSFVICEELGTSHERVSVVTSDKAADYTWRDPNVVIVLGGPAGPGTAGETGGWIAGRDPSAGPRGWSLPAEAYGGDLGEGETQLLRASQLARLGPRIGDLVWDIGCGSGAFAIEAARAGAAVIAVDHDRAACARTDAAARRLGVQLQIVHGTAPHVLENLPEPDVVRVGGGGAAVVSAVADRRPQRIVTHAATRDAAELVGRDLTEHGYGVECALLQSVELDTRAWTEKERSVAFLLSGVLPRRST; this is translated from the coding sequence ATGGCCGACCGGGTCACGGTGATCGGCTGGGACGGTTCGCCGCTGACCGCCGCGGCACGCGCCGCCCTGGGAGCCGCCACGCTCGTGGCGGGTGCCGCCCACCATCTGGCGCTCCCCGAGGTACCCGCCGGTGCCGAGCGCATCCGCCTCGGCAGTGTCGCCCTCGCCGCCCGCCGCATCGCCGCCCACCGCGGCACGGCCGTCGTGCTCGCCGACGGCGACCCGGGCTTCTTCGGTGTCGTACGCACCCTGCGCGCCCCCGAGTTCGGCCTCGAAGTCGAAGTCGTCCCCGCCGTCTCCTCGGTCGCCGCCGCTTTCGCCCGCGCCGGCATGCCCTGGGACGACGCACAGGTGGTCGTCGCACACCGCCGCACCCTGCGCCGCGCGGTGAACGTATGCCGCGCCCACACCAAGGTGGCAGTCCTCACCTCACCCGGCGCCGGCCCCGCCGAACTCGGCCTGCTCCTCGAAGGAGTCCACCGCTCCTTCGTCATCTGCGAGGAACTCGGTACCTCACACGAGCGGGTCAGCGTCGTCACCTCCGACAAGGCCGCCGACTACACCTGGCGCGACCCCAACGTCGTCATCGTCCTCGGCGGCCCGGCCGGACCCGGCACCGCGGGGGAGACCGGCGGCTGGATCGCCGGCCGCGACCCGTCCGCCGGACCACGCGGCTGGTCCCTGCCCGCCGAGGCCTACGGCGGTGACCTCGGCGAGGGCGAGACCCAGTTGCTGCGCGCCTCCCAACTCGCCCGCCTCGGACCGCGGATCGGCGACCTCGTGTGGGACATCGGCTGCGGCAGCGGTGCCTTCGCCATCGAGGCCGCGCGCGCCGGCGCCGCCGTCATCGCCGTCGACCACGACCGGGCGGCCTGCGCCCGCACCGACGCGGCCGCCCGCCGCCTCGGCGTCCAGCTACAGATCGTGCACGGCACCGCCCCGCACGTCCTGGAGAACCTCCCCGAACCCGACGTCGTCCGCGTCGGCGGCGGGGGAGCGGCCGTCGTCTCGGCCGTCGCCGACCGCCGCCCACAGCGCATCGTCACGCACGCCGCCACCCGGGACGCCGCCGAACTCGTCGGCCGGGACCTGACGGAGCACGGATACGGCGTCGAGTGCGCCCTGCTCCAGTCCGTCGAACTCGACACCCGGGCCTGGACGGAGAAGGAACGGAGCGTCGCGTTCCTGCTCAGCGGGGTGCTGCCCCGCCGCAGCACCTGA
- a CDS encoding lysophospholipid acyltransferase family protein, giving the protein MSRFALIKAVLGPIMRLMFRPQVEGAEHIPGDGPVILAGNHLTFIDSMILPLVCDRQVFFIGKDEYVTGKGLKGRLMAWFFTGVGMIPVDRDGGRGGVAALMTGRRVLEEGRVFGIYPEGTRSPDGRLYRGRTGIARLTLMTGAPVVPFAMIGTDRLQPGGAGLPRPGKVTVRFGEAMEFSRYEGMDRDRYVLRAVTDSVMSEVMRLSGQEYVDMYASKAKEAA; this is encoded by the coding sequence TTGTCCCGCTTCGCGCTCATCAAGGCAGTGCTCGGCCCGATCATGCGCCTGATGTTCCGCCCTCAGGTGGAAGGTGCGGAGCACATTCCCGGCGACGGTCCGGTCATCCTGGCCGGCAACCACCTGACGTTCATCGACTCGATGATCCTGCCGCTGGTCTGCGACCGGCAGGTCTTCTTCATCGGCAAGGACGAGTACGTGACCGGGAAGGGCCTCAAGGGCCGGCTGATGGCCTGGTTCTTCACGGGCGTCGGCATGATCCCGGTGGATCGTGACGGTGGCCGGGGTGGTGTCGCCGCGCTGATGACCGGGCGCCGGGTGCTGGAGGAGGGCCGGGTGTTCGGGATCTACCCGGAGGGGACGCGGTCGCCCGACGGGCGGCTGTACCGGGGGCGGACCGGCATCGCCCGGCTGACCTTGATGACGGGTGCGCCCGTGGTGCCGTTCGCCATGATCGGGACGGACCGGCTCCAGCCGGGTGGGGCGGGTCTTCCCCGGCCGGGGAAGGTCACGGTCCGGTTCGGTGAGGCGATGGAGTTCTCCCGGTACGAGGGGATGGACCGGGATCGGTATGTGCTGCGGGCCGTGACCGACTCCGTGATGAGTGAGGTCATGCGGTTGTCCGGGCAGGAGTATGTGGACATGTACGCGAGTAAGGCGAAGGAAGCGGCGTAG
- a CDS encoding sensor histidine kinase, whose amino-acid sequence MLRPIGTRIRLPAFTHTIRFRLTVLYSGLLFLLTALVLGATYFAVERSGEAHPVSKQFRAEKYVNGVYMGQFDAVKLQEVEAAVNYETLGNLRNFSFIVLGALAVASPVIGWILAGRALRPVRAISRTAAEIQATDLSQRIRLTGPKDELRDLADTVDSMLDRLDEAFRAQRQLIDDASHELRSPLAIIRANVDAVLTAEDSEEEDRRVAARSVDRATTRMTRLVEDLLATARRSAPALADADVDLAAAAREACEEFAPLAAERGQLLHRSLAPGLTVIGDHDALRRAVGNLLSNAVRLAPPGSRITVAAGRDGSWLWTAVRDEGPGIGDDDRARVFDRFWRAKGNGGGRDRHAGLGLAIVRQIVESHGGQVRLFSRVGEGSTFVLWFPASGDGQTNGGPPDTAPL is encoded by the coding sequence ATGCTCCGGCCGATCGGGACCCGGATCCGGCTGCCCGCCTTCACGCACACCATCCGCTTCCGCCTCACGGTCCTCTACTCCGGCCTCCTCTTCCTCCTCACCGCCCTCGTCCTCGGCGCCACCTACTTCGCGGTCGAGCGCAGCGGCGAGGCCCACCCGGTCAGCAAGCAGTTCCGCGCCGAGAAGTACGTCAACGGCGTCTACATGGGTCAGTTCGACGCCGTGAAGCTCCAGGAGGTCGAGGCGGCCGTCAACTACGAGACCCTCGGCAACCTGCGCAACTTCTCCTTCATCGTGCTCGGCGCGCTCGCCGTGGCCAGCCCCGTCATCGGCTGGATCCTCGCCGGCCGCGCCCTGCGCCCGGTCCGCGCGATCTCCCGCACGGCAGCCGAGATCCAGGCCACCGACCTCTCCCAGCGCATCCGCCTCACCGGCCCCAAGGACGAGCTGCGCGACCTCGCCGACACCGTCGACTCCATGCTCGACCGCCTCGACGAGGCCTTCCGCGCTCAGCGCCAGCTCATCGACGACGCCTCACACGAGCTGCGCAGCCCGCTGGCGATCATCCGAGCCAACGTCGACGCCGTACTCACGGCGGAGGACTCCGAGGAGGAGGACCGCCGTGTCGCCGCCCGCAGCGTCGACCGGGCCACGACCCGCATGACCCGCCTGGTCGAGGACCTGCTCGCCACCGCCCGCCGCAGCGCCCCCGCCCTCGCCGACGCCGACGTCGACCTCGCGGCGGCGGCCCGCGAGGCATGCGAGGAGTTCGCCCCGCTCGCCGCCGAACGCGGCCAGCTCCTGCACCGCAGCCTCGCCCCCGGCCTCACGGTCATCGGCGACCACGACGCCCTGCGCCGGGCCGTCGGCAACCTGCTCTCGAACGCGGTCCGGCTGGCCCCACCGGGTTCCCGCATCACCGTCGCGGCCGGCCGGGACGGCTCCTGGCTCTGGACGGCGGTACGGGACGAGGGCCCGGGCATAGGCGACGACGACCGGGCGAGGGTCTTCGACCGCTTCTGGCGAGCCAAGGGCAACGGCGGCGGCCGCGACCGCCATGCCGGCCTGGGCCTGGCCATCGTCAGACAGATAGTCGAATCACACGGCGGCCAGGTCCGCCTGTTCTCACGGGTGGGGGAGGGCTCTACGTTCGTGCTGTGGTTCCCGGCATCGGGGGACGGTCAGACGAATGGCGGCCCGCCGGATACGGCGCCCCTTTAG
- a CDS encoding GNAT family N-acetyltransferase, producing MTSTFPNVSISTERLVLRPFEEPDIQSFADMMNDELVTAWTSVPHPYTEAHARSWITELAPAERAEGRGIVFAVTEFLTQRLVGIVHLRNTDWRIRSSEISYVIAPWARGEGYASEAALITAQWLFSDQKFERLELRTPADNTASQQVAQKIGCISEGVLRGAWIARARRDDGEWTEVRTDLIVWSLLPEDLEGVGDQLPGGFTSFGDWN from the coding sequence ATGACGAGCACCTTTCCCAACGTCTCCATCAGCACGGAGCGGTTGGTCCTGCGTCCCTTCGAGGAGCCGGACATCCAATCGTTCGCCGACATGATGAACGACGAGCTCGTCACCGCCTGGACCTCCGTCCCGCACCCCTACACCGAGGCCCACGCCCGCTCCTGGATCACCGAACTGGCCCCCGCCGAACGGGCCGAGGGACGCGGCATAGTCTTCGCCGTCACCGAGTTCCTCACCCAGCGCCTCGTCGGCATCGTCCACCTTCGCAACACCGACTGGCGGATCCGCTCCAGCGAGATCTCCTACGTCATCGCCCCCTGGGCCCGCGGCGAGGGCTACGCCTCCGAAGCGGCGCTCATCACCGCGCAGTGGCTCTTCAGCGACCAGAAGTTCGAGCGCCTCGAACTGCGCACTCCGGCCGACAACACCGCCTCCCAGCAGGTTGCCCAGAAGATCGGCTGCATCAGCGAGGGAGTGCTGCGCGGCGCCTGGATAGCCCGGGCACGCAGGGACGACGGCGAGTGGACCGAGGTGCGCACCGACCTGATCGTCTGGAGCCTGCTCCCCGAGGACCTCGAAGGCGTGGGCGACCAGCTGCCCGGCGGCTTCACCTCCTTCGGCGACTGGAACTGA
- a CDS encoding RNA polymerase sigma factor, whose product MTHDLVAALRPLLTAEAAAEGYAAGAEPGDLEQAVWLRLLERLDAEGPPLDPQEWLRRAVRSEARRTRRTSRLERPYAVEPVDDGGRDPEQIALAAARGRALREAVRRLPGRCPRLMEALLSPEDLTYREIAGELGISQGSLGPERSRCLGCLRRLLTPEVAAR is encoded by the coding sequence ATGACGCACGACCTGGTCGCCGCCCTGCGCCCGTTGCTCACCGCCGAAGCGGCCGCGGAGGGATATGCCGCCGGAGCCGAGCCGGGTGACCTGGAGCAGGCGGTCTGGCTCCGCCTGCTGGAGCGCCTCGACGCCGAGGGTCCGCCGCTCGACCCGCAGGAATGGCTCCGCCGGGCCGTCCGCTCCGAAGCGCGCCGCACCCGCCGTACGAGCCGCCTCGAACGACCGTACGCCGTCGAGCCGGTCGACGACGGCGGTCGCGACCCGGAGCAGATCGCCCTCGCCGCGGCCCGCGGCCGTGCCCTGCGCGAGGCCGTGCGCCGCCTCCCCGGCCGCTGCCCCCGGCTGATGGAGGCCCTGCTCTCTCCCGAAGACCTGACATACCGGGAAATCGCGGGGGAGTTGGGTATCTCACAGGGGAGTCTTGGCCCGGAACGTTCCAGATGCCTGGGATGTCTGCGCAGATTACTCACACCGGAGGTTGCGGCCCGCTGA
- a CDS encoding glycerophosphodiester phosphodiesterase, whose protein sequence is MGTQRPNEETDGTGRRALLGAAVLGAGGAVLGMTGTARAEGTRGGHGGHGGLKSLPKPTIVGHRGASGYRPEHTFGSYQLALDVGADIVEAGDLVPTKDGHLVCRHEPEIGGTTDVADHPEFADRKKTKLLDGVSTTGWFTEDFTLAELKTLRAIERIPANRPHNTLYNGRWEIPTFEEVLKWQDQQTRERGKQVWIYPELKHPTYFRKQGLPLEERVAKLLRKYRKDRRTSPVILQSFEPTSIERLNKLVDNPLVVLLSSADTRPWDFVETGDPRTVADLVKPAGLREIASYAQGIGPTLDLVIPRDAKGNLTQPTTLVADAHKVGLILHPWTLRNENPFLPANFRKGTDADAYGDVFGAYKTYFATGIDGVFTDQPDTGLLAREDFVGN, encoded by the coding sequence ATGGGAACGCAGAGGCCGAACGAGGAAACGGATGGAACCGGACGGCGGGCCCTGCTCGGCGCGGCGGTGCTCGGCGCCGGGGGAGCGGTCCTCGGCATGACCGGCACGGCGAGAGCCGAAGGCACCCGCGGCGGACATGGCGGGCATGGCGGTCTGAAGAGCCTGCCCAAGCCGACGATCGTCGGCCACCGCGGGGCCAGCGGCTACCGCCCGGAGCACACCTTCGGCTCGTACCAGCTGGCCCTCGACGTGGGTGCCGACATCGTCGAGGCGGGCGACCTGGTGCCGACGAAGGACGGTCACCTCGTGTGCCGTCACGAGCCGGAGATCGGCGGCACCACGGACGTCGCCGACCACCCCGAGTTCGCCGACCGCAAGAAGACCAAGCTCCTCGACGGTGTCTCCACCACCGGCTGGTTCACCGAGGACTTCACGCTCGCCGAGCTGAAGACCCTGCGGGCGATCGAGCGCATCCCGGCCAACCGCCCGCACAACACCCTCTACAACGGCCGCTGGGAGATCCCCACCTTCGAAGAGGTCCTGAAGTGGCAGGACCAGCAGACCCGCGAGCGCGGCAAGCAGGTCTGGATCTACCCCGAGCTCAAGCACCCCACTTACTTCCGCAAGCAGGGCCTCCCCCTGGAGGAGCGGGTCGCCAAGCTGCTGCGCAAGTACCGCAAGGACCGGCGCACCTCCCCGGTCATCCTCCAGTCCTTCGAGCCGACGAGCATCGAGCGCCTCAACAAGCTCGTCGACAACCCCTTGGTCGTCCTGCTGTCCTCGGCGGACACCCGCCCCTGGGACTTCGTCGAGACGGGCGACCCGCGCACGGTCGCCGACCTGGTGAAGCCGGCCGGCCTGCGGGAGATCGCCTCCTACGCGCAGGGCATCGGCCCGACCCTGGACCTGGTCATCCCGCGTGACGCCAAGGGCAACCTCACGCAGCCCACGACGCTCGTCGCGGACGCGCACAAGGTGGGCCTGATCCTGCACCCGTGGACGCTGCGCAACGAGAACCCCTTCCTGCCGGCGAACTTCCGCAAGGGCACGGACGCGGACGCCTACGGTGACGTCTTCGGCGCGTACAAGACGTACTTCGCGACCGGTATCGACGGCGTCTTCACCGACCAGCCCGACACGGGCCTGCTGGCCCGCGAGGACTTCGTCGGCAACTGA
- a CDS encoding response regulator transcription factor yields MRLLVVEDEEDLVVALKVGLIRAGYAVDVAPDVDTATEKLTVNDYDLVLLDLNLPDGDGFSVCRAIRATPGGPRILMLTARDRLADRVRGLDEGADDYLVKPFALPELLARIRALLRREDGGTSVVEVGELRLDTARFEAYRGDRRLPLTPKEFGVLHYLMTRPGRVVPAEELLEHVWDEHADPFTNTVRVTVGSLRRKVTGDDEPLIETVIRQGYRLKEAP; encoded by the coding sequence ATGCGACTGCTGGTCGTCGAGGACGAGGAAGACCTCGTCGTCGCCCTCAAGGTGGGCCTGATCAGGGCCGGCTACGCGGTCGACGTCGCACCCGACGTCGACACCGCAACCGAGAAGCTCACCGTGAACGACTACGACCTGGTCCTGCTGGACCTCAACCTGCCCGACGGCGACGGCTTCTCCGTCTGCCGCGCCATCCGCGCCACCCCCGGTGGCCCCCGCATCCTGATGCTCACCGCCCGCGACCGCCTCGCCGACCGGGTACGCGGCCTCGACGAGGGCGCCGACGACTACCTCGTGAAACCCTTCGCGCTGCCCGAACTCCTCGCCCGCATCCGCGCCCTGCTGCGCCGCGAGGACGGCGGCACCTCCGTCGTCGAGGTCGGCGAGCTCCGCCTGGACACCGCCCGCTTCGAGGCGTACCGAGGGGACCGCAGGCTCCCGCTCACCCCCAAGGAGTTCGGTGTCCTGCACTACCTGATGACCCGCCCCGGGCGCGTCGTCCCGGCCGAGGAACTGCTCGAACACGTCTGGGACGAACACGCCGACCCGTTCACCAACACCGTCCGCGTCACCGTCGGCTCCCTGCGTCGCAAGGTCACCGGGGACGACGAGCCGCTCATCGAGACGGTGATACGGCAGGGCTACCGCCTGAAGGAGGCGCCGTGA
- a CDS encoding HAD family hydrolase: MKIHAHALLFDNDGTLVSSLASVDRCWTRWATEYGITAEEFARVELHGRPAAEIAADLLPADLVPEAVARIEDLEVEDVPHGGVHLLPGTSAFLDSLPAERWAVVTSATRRLAEARLDAVGILPKTLVAADDVTRGKPDPEPYLLAARTLGVDPARCVVFEDAPAGLTAGRAAGMTTVALTTTHQAHELQADLVVENLSALSALVTEQGVEISLRG; the protein is encoded by the coding sequence ATGAAGATCCACGCGCACGCCCTGCTGTTCGACAACGACGGAACCCTGGTCTCCTCCCTCGCCTCGGTGGACCGCTGCTGGACGCGGTGGGCCACGGAGTACGGGATCACGGCCGAGGAGTTCGCCCGGGTCGAGCTGCACGGCCGGCCGGCCGCCGAGATAGCCGCCGACCTGCTGCCCGCCGACCTGGTGCCGGAGGCCGTCGCGCGGATCGAGGACCTGGAGGTGGAGGACGTGCCCCACGGCGGGGTGCACCTGCTGCCGGGGACCAGCGCCTTCCTCGACTCCCTGCCCGCCGAGCGCTGGGCCGTCGTCACCTCCGCCACCCGGCGGCTGGCCGAGGCCCGGCTCGACGCCGTCGGCATCCTGCCCAAGACGCTCGTCGCCGCGGACGACGTCACCCGTGGCAAACCCGACCCCGAGCCCTACCTGCTCGCCGCCCGCACCCTCGGCGTCGACCCGGCCCGCTGTGTCGTCTTCGAGGACGCCCCCGCGGGTCTCACCGCCGGCCGGGCCGCCGGCATGACCACCGTGGCGTTGACCACAACCCACCAGGCCCATGAGCTCCAGGCCGACCTGGTGGTCGAGAACCTGTCGGCCTTGTCCGCACTGGTCACCGAGCAGGGTGTGGAGATCTCCCTCCGCGGCTGA
- a CDS encoding GNAT family N-acetyltransferase, protein MGMSVTISAAAEQDAEQIFRLQYLCFQPEAALYGNYRIDPLVQTLDSVREEVARDCVFVARLGDEVVGSVRGSVTEDGTAAIGKLCVHPRLQGHGIGARLLRAAESALADQHGATRFRLHTGHRSEGNLRLYRKVGYETVGTSQGADGVPMIVLEKPAGTYAATA, encoded by the coding sequence ATGGGCATGAGCGTGACCATCTCTGCGGCGGCCGAGCAGGACGCGGAGCAGATCTTCAGGCTGCAGTACCTGTGCTTCCAGCCGGAGGCGGCGCTGTACGGCAACTACCGCATCGACCCGCTCGTCCAAACCCTCGACTCGGTCCGCGAGGAGGTCGCCCGGGACTGCGTGTTCGTGGCCCGACTCGGCGACGAGGTCGTCGGCTCGGTCCGCGGCTCGGTCACCGAGGACGGCACCGCCGCGATCGGCAAGCTCTGCGTCCACCCCCGCCTCCAGGGCCACGGCATCGGCGCCCGCCTCCTCCGGGCGGCCGAGTCGGCCCTCGCCGACCAGCACGGCGCCACCCGCTTCCGCCTCCACACCGGCCACCGCAGCGAGGGCAACCTCCGCCTCTACCGCAAGGTCGGCTACGAAACGGTGGGCACGTCGCAGGGCGCGGACGGCGTACCGATGATCGTCCTGGAGAAGCCGGCCGGTACGTACGCAGCGACGGCTTGA